In a genomic window of Thermodesulfobacteriota bacterium:
- a CDS encoding pyridoxine 5'-phosphate synthase, with the protein MAGLAVNVDHIATLRQSRGVSYPDPVAAAVLAELAGADGIVVHLRGDRRHIQDRDVRILRKVVQTKLILEMASTTEMLGIALDIKPDLVTLVPERREEITTEGGLDLVVHKTAVTETIGMLQNSGIPVSVFIDPKPEQLKLAHQANANMVEIHTGTFCDATTSKKKKQAFSKIVDAVKLAYKLRLGVNVGHGICYNTIKAFKGLKEIDEFSIGHSIVSRAALVGMERAVREMLALIKEL; encoded by the coding sequence ATGGCTGGTTTAGCAGTAAACGTCGATCATATTGCAACTTTAAGACAGTCCCGTGGTGTTTCTTATCCCGATCCTGTGGCGGCAGCCGTATTGGCCGAACTTGCCGGCGCCGACGGCATCGTTGTCCACCTCCGCGGTGACAGACGACACATTCAGGATCGTGATGTCAGAATATTACGTAAAGTGGTTCAAACCAAACTTATTCTCGAAATGGCTTCAACCACCGAGATGCTCGGGATTGCACTGGATATCAAGCCTGATCTGGTGACTCTGGTCCCGGAAAGACGTGAAGAAATTACCACCGAGGGTGGCCTGGATCTTGTTGTTCACAAAACCGCGGTTACTGAAACCATTGGAATGCTTCAAAACAGCGGTATTCCGGTCAGCGTTTTCATAGATCCTAAACCGGAACAGTTAAAGCTGGCCCATCAGGCAAATGCCAATATGGTTGAAATCCATACCGGAACATTCTGCGATGCCACCACGTCTAAGAAAAAAAAGCAAGCTTTCAGCAAGATTGTAGACGCGGTAAAGCTTGCATACAAGTTGAGGCTTGGCGTTAATGTCGGTCATGGAATATGCTATAATACCATAAAGGCCTTTAAGGGCCTTAAAGAAATTGACGAATTCAGCATCGGCCACAGCATCGTCTCAAGAGCTGCGCTGGTTGGGATGGAAAGGGCGGTCAGGGAGATGCTGGCGCTGATAAAAGAGCTATAG
- the ybeY gene encoding rRNA maturation RNase YbeY translates to MKKKAQAILNALGSPEGELSILVVDDSEIKTLNKNYLNRSGPTNVIAFPMQEGDFSDLNPQILGDVVISSETAMREALHAGITTEERLVQLLIHGILHLFGFDHVKNDQGAHQMEKKSDELLRLVASL, encoded by the coding sequence TTGAAAAAGAAAGCTCAAGCCATCTTAAACGCCTTGGGCAGTCCTGAAGGAGAACTTTCCATACTTGTTGTCGATGATTCGGAAATTAAAACCCTTAATAAGAATTATCTAAATCGATCCGGGCCTACAAATGTGATTGCTTTTCCCATGCAAGAAGGAGATTTTTCAGATCTAAACCCTCAAATTCTTGGAGATGTGGTCATCTCCAGCGAAACTGCCATGCGGGAAGCATTACACGCGGGAATCACCACCGAAGAACGCTTGGTGCAACTTCTGATACACGGCATTCTCCATCTTTTTGGTTTTGATCATGTTAAAAATGATCAAGGGGCTCACCAAATGGAAAAAAAGAGTGATGAACTGTTAAGACTTGTTGCATCACTTTAG
- a CDS encoding HDIG domain-containing protein: protein MTGKINTDSVSKFFENSYRFRWAVMLGVTIIFTLILYPNLIPLKHSYQLGDVAGRDIKAPKDFLIEDIEATKINRKNAAEKVLTVYDFDTALSFALTQRIHQAFADLQAVFNAKQDSTQKTKTGSSAAVEKKPSLHDQVWQMKEEFERKIGFNVSNGAYKILEKEKFSQDIAELIAKILSKILQNGVVSNKALLLKEVDKGIVLRSIETSNETVVKKLKVFYGLDQANAMVRIVGKPLLKNRRYTIKNLIVDFVQNLIAPNITLNKSETEERRKKAASEIKPILHQIKTGEMLLREGELVTMVQLLKLKTLQAQTRQEHIVSKSIGAAMIMLCLLAATYILHIPRQKSMASKHNKNLLFISSVLITFFLLADISASLSESLIANVSYSIPASSIPYGFPLAASAMIICLFLGLEIAIPFAMIIAICVAVIFQNSFESFLFFLINGSMAAYWIRDCRERKVFIKAGAKLGLLNVVLVVATDLYMADFSTSKLLWGSGFAFLGGIGAGIITSGLAPLIEIAFDYTTDIKLLELANLDQPILRRLMMEAPGTYHHSVIVGSMVEAAAAEIGANPLLAKVCGYYHDIGKINKPLYFIENQVAGKNRHDKLAPSMSSLILIAHIKNGVEIAKKNKLGQVIVDAIQQHHGTSLIKYFYDKAIQQKRENAVNIDDFRYPGPLPQTKEIGLVMLADVVEAASRTMANPTTSRIQGLVQNLINKIFSDGQLDNCELTLKDLHSIAKRFNKILHGIHHHRIEYPEDRVANNGKRKNGNSNRRQAKKTQNIESNIEKESSSHLKRLGQS from the coding sequence ATGACTGGTAAAATAAATACAGATTCCGTCAGTAAGTTTTTTGAAAATAGCTATCGTTTCCGTTGGGCTGTTATGCTTGGGGTTACCATAATATTCACCCTTATACTTTATCCGAACCTTATCCCCCTGAAACATTCCTATCAACTTGGAGACGTGGCCGGAAGAGATATTAAAGCGCCAAAAGATTTTTTAATAGAAGATATTGAAGCCACCAAGATAAATAGAAAAAACGCTGCCGAAAAGGTGTTGACGGTCTATGATTTCGATACCGCCTTGTCTTTTGCATTAACCCAGCGCATACACCAGGCCTTTGCCGATCTTCAGGCTGTTTTCAACGCTAAACAGGATTCAACCCAAAAAACAAAAACCGGCTCTTCCGCGGCCGTGGAAAAAAAGCCTTCCTTGCATGACCAAGTCTGGCAAATGAAGGAAGAATTTGAAAGAAAAATCGGCTTTAATGTCAGCAACGGTGCTTATAAAATCCTGGAAAAAGAAAAATTTTCACAGGACATCGCAGAATTAATCGCCAAAATACTGTCAAAAATTTTACAAAACGGCGTGGTGTCCAATAAAGCCCTCCTTCTTAAAGAAGTCGATAAAGGGATCGTTTTACGCAGTATCGAAACGTCAAACGAAACGGTGGTAAAAAAACTAAAGGTTTTTTACGGGCTGGATCAGGCCAATGCGATGGTCAGAATTGTCGGCAAACCACTTTTAAAAAATCGCCGCTATACGATTAAAAACCTGATCGTCGATTTTGTTCAAAACCTCATTGCACCAAACATCACCCTGAACAAAAGCGAAACAGAGGAGCGAAGAAAAAAAGCCGCATCGGAAATCAAGCCGATACTCCACCAGATTAAAACAGGGGAAATGCTCCTGCGCGAAGGTGAACTGGTAACCATGGTTCAACTTTTAAAACTTAAAACGCTTCAAGCCCAAACCAGACAAGAACATATCGTCTCCAAAAGCATCGGCGCGGCAATGATTATGCTTTGTCTCCTGGCTGCAACCTATATCCTGCATATACCCCGGCAAAAAAGTATGGCGAGCAAACACAATAAAAATCTTCTTTTTATTTCCAGCGTACTGATCACATTCTTTTTGCTAGCCGATATTTCGGCTTCTTTGTCTGAATCGCTGATTGCAAATGTATCATACTCCATACCTGCCTCTTCCATACCCTACGGTTTTCCTCTTGCTGCAAGCGCCATGATCATATGTCTGTTTCTGGGGCTTGAAATCGCCATACCCTTTGCCATGATAATCGCCATATGTGTTGCCGTCATATTTCAAAACAGTTTTGAATCTTTCCTGTTTTTCCTCATAAACGGCTCGATGGCTGCATACTGGATACGTGATTGCAGAGAACGCAAAGTATTTATAAAAGCCGGGGCAAAACTTGGATTGCTGAATGTGGTACTGGTGGTTGCCACTGACCTTTATATGGCGGACTTTTCAACGTCCAAACTTTTATGGGGTTCGGGCTTTGCTTTTCTGGGCGGAATCGGTGCCGGCATCATTACCTCCGGCTTAGCTCCTCTAATAGAAATCGCCTTTGATTACACCACAGACATAAAACTCCTCGAACTGGCAAACCTTGATCAACCGATTCTCCGCAGACTGATGATGGAAGCCCCCGGGACATATCACCATTCTGTTATTGTCGGTTCCATGGTTGAAGCGGCCGCGGCTGAAATCGGAGCCAACCCGCTTCTTGCGAAAGTCTGCGGATACTATCACGACATTGGGAAAATTAACAAGCCGCTGTATTTTATTGAAAATCAGGTAGCGGGTAAAAACAGGCATGATAAGCTGGCGCCTTCCATGTCGAGCCTTATTTTAATTGCACACATTAAAAATGGTGTTGAAATTGCAAAAAAGAATAAACTGGGTCAGGTGATCGTTGATGCAATCCAGCAGCACCACGGCACAAGCCTGATCAAGTACTTTTATGACAAAGCCATACAGCAAAAAAGAGAAAATGCTGTAAATATTGATGATTTCAGGTATCCGGGTCCGTTGCCACAGACCAAGGAAATCGGACTTGTGATGCTGGCAGATGTTGTTGAAGCCGCATCCAGAACCATGGCAAATCCAACCACATCCAGAATTCAGGGCCTGGTGCAAAACCTTATCAATAAAATATTTTCTGATGGTCAGCTGGACAACTGTGAACTCACCTTAAAAGATCTTCACAGTATTGCCAAAAGATTTAACAAAATATTGCATGGAATCCACCACCATAGAATAGAATACCCCGAAGATCGTGTTGCAAATAATGGAAAGAGGAAAAATGGGAATTCTAATAGACGACAGGCAAAAAAAACACAAAATATTGAAAGCAACATTGAAAAAGAAAGCTCAAGCCATCTTAAACGCCTTGGGCAGTCCTGA
- a CDS encoding PhoH family protein, which translates to MESSQPYHNKVTPGDNQTKLDFADINLSRQLFGEHNSNLKKIADALDLSINARGNTVFIQGDGISVSLAQNILQQLYDLSKNGHTVYPNDIDHAIRVLSEDDRINLKDIFLDTVCITSKKSPISPKNQAQKDYIDAIRSFDIVFAIGPAGTGKTYLAMAMAVSALSKGLVSRIILTRPAVEAGEALGFLPGDLAEKVDPYLRPLYDALHDMMRFEKVSNLMQKGVIEVAPIAFMRGRTLNDSFIILDEAQNTTTEQMKMFLTRIGFSSKAVITGDITQIDLPSDRPSGLVETKNILQNIEGIKFVFFSKKDVVRHRLVQEIIKAYEDLEASRK; encoded by the coding sequence ATGGAATCGAGTCAACCTTATCATAACAAAGTAACTCCGGGCGATAATCAGACCAAGTTGGATTTTGCTGATATTAACCTGTCAAGGCAGCTGTTTGGAGAACATAACAGCAATCTTAAAAAAATTGCTGATGCGCTTGATCTCTCAATTAATGCCAGAGGAAATACTGTTTTTATTCAGGGTGACGGGATTTCAGTAAGTCTGGCACAAAATATTCTTCAACAGCTCTATGACCTTTCCAAAAACGGGCACACTGTTTATCCTAACGATATTGACCACGCAATCCGAGTGTTAAGTGAAGATGACCGAATTAATCTGAAAGATATTTTCCTTGATACGGTTTGCATTACATCTAAAAAAAGTCCAATATCGCCCAAAAACCAGGCCCAAAAGGATTACATCGATGCCATACGCAGTTTTGATATCGTTTTTGCTATTGGCCCTGCCGGAACAGGAAAAACTTATCTGGCTATGGCTATGGCTGTATCGGCTCTTTCCAAGGGCCTGGTCAGCCGTATTATCCTCACCCGGCCCGCAGTTGAGGCCGGCGAAGCACTCGGTTTTCTGCCAGGAGATCTGGCAGAAAAGGTTGACCCTTATTTAAGGCCCCTTTATGATGCACTTCATGATATGATGCGATTCGAAAAGGTTTCCAATCTTATGCAAAAAGGGGTAATAGAAGTCGCACCGATTGCATTCATGCGCGGCAGGACATTAAACGATTCCTTCATCATATTGGACGAGGCGCAAAACACCACCACTGAGCAGATGAAGATGTTTTTAACCCGTATAGGTTTCAGTTCCAAGGCTGTCATTACCGGAGATATAACCCAGATCGACCTTCCCTCAGACCGGCCTTCAGGCCTGGTAGAAACCAAAAATATTTTACAAAACATCGAAGGAATAAAATTCGTTTTTTTTTCCAAAAAAGATGTGGTAAGGCACCGTCTGGTTCAGGAGATAATCAAAGCATACGAAGATCTTGAAGCGAGCCGGAAATGA
- a CDS encoding CvpA family protein yields MNKFDMLIIVIVAFCVLRGVFRGLIKEMSSILGVLAGFYAAYSYYTVIAGLLSRWISSAAYLNIVSFLILFCGVFFIISILGVIIKYVLDIAFMGWVDRVCGAGFGIIKGILIVSVLLIIFTAFLPKNASFVKDSVLSSHVAFVSEKMARIVSKDLKSEFLSKISELKKSWNISR; encoded by the coding sequence ATGAATAAATTTGATATGTTAATAATCGTCATTGTGGCGTTTTGCGTGCTGAGGGGAGTTTTTAGAGGCCTGATCAAGGAGATGTCTTCAATTTTAGGGGTACTGGCAGGTTTTTATGCCGCATATTCATATTATACGGTTATTGCGGGGCTTTTATCGCGCTGGATATCAAGTGCAGCCTATCTGAATATAGTAAGCTTTTTAATTTTATTTTGCGGTGTGTTTTTTATCATCAGTATTTTAGGAGTGATTATCAAATATGTGCTCGATATTGCCTTTATGGGTTGGGTGGATCGTGTCTGTGGTGCCGGTTTTGGTATAATAAAAGGGATATTGATTGTTTCTGTTCTTTTAATTATTTTTACTGCTTTCCTTCCGAAGAATGCCTCATTTGTAAAAGACTCCGTGCTGTCCTCCCACGTGGCGTTTGTCTCAGAAAAAATGGCAAGAATTGTTTCTAAAGATTTAAAAAGTGAGTTTTTATCCAAAATCAGTGAGCTGAAGAAATCTTGGAACATATCAAGATAA
- the mazG gene encoding nucleoside triphosphate pyrophosphohydrolase, which yields MEHIKIMRDSSADKTPLEDLIQLIETLRGKNGCPWDKEQTPETLVVYLVEEVYELLDAIESGTPQEVCEELGDVLFQIFFMAELYHAMKHFDIYDVARANTQKMIRRHPHVFGSVETGNTDEIRQRWHKIKMQEKNNSGAASVLDSVPVKLPALMRAYRISERAAATGFDWDTISSVMEKVKEELLEFKSALSLKKDEASMEFGDILFTLVNVARFAGIHPETSLSAAIKKFEKRFRYMEETLFKKGKKLEDLTRNEIELMWEEAKRFYDRNY from the coding sequence TTGGAACATATCAAGATAATGAGAGACTCATCCGCTGATAAAACACCTCTTGAAGACTTGATTCAGTTGATAGAGACGTTAAGAGGAAAAAACGGATGTCCCTGGGATAAGGAGCAGACTCCTGAAACCCTGGTGGTTTATCTGGTGGAAGAGGTATATGAACTCCTTGATGCCATTGAATCAGGCACTCCTCAGGAGGTTTGTGAGGAGCTTGGTGATGTTTTGTTTCAAATATTTTTCATGGCTGAATTATATCACGCCATGAAGCATTTTGATATTTATGATGTGGCCCGTGCAAACACCCAAAAAATGATCAGGCGCCATCCCCATGTTTTTGGCAGTGTCGAGACAGGAAACACCGATGAAATAAGACAGCGCTGGCACAAAATCAAGATGCAGGAAAAAAATAATAGCGGTGCAGCTTCAGTTCTTGACAGTGTTCCGGTAAAACTACCTGCCCTGATGCGGGCATACAGGATTTCCGAGCGTGCAGCGGCAACCGGTTTTGACTGGGATACTATTTCATCGGTGATGGAAAAGGTAAAAGAGGAGTTGTTGGAATTTAAGTCTGCCTTGTCACTTAAAAAAGATGAAGCCTCGATGGAGTTCGGTGATATACTGTTTACCCTTGTCAATGTCGCCCGGTTTGCCGGAATTCATCCGGAAACATCACTTAGTGCTGCAATAAAAAAATTTGAAAAACGATTTAGGTATATGGAAGAAACGCTTTTTAAAAAGGGAAAAAAATTAGAAGATCTTACACGAAATGAAATAGAATTGATGTGGGAGGAGGCGAAGCGATTTTATGATCGCAATTATTGA
- the hisH gene encoding imidazole glycerol phosphate synthase subunit HisH: protein MIAIIDYDAGNLTSVARAVSHIGFQCRVTSDAGEILKAEHIIFPGVGAAGSAMASLKRTGLDSAINDAFHMGIPILGICLGTQVIMGHSEENDTPCLGIINGLVRAFQPGKATKNGNRLKIPHMGWNRVAINKEHPVLSGIDRDDEFYFVHGFYPEPQNTAHVLGTTNYGVLFASVVGFENLFATQFHLEKSGRPGLRMLENFCKWKP, encoded by the coding sequence ATGATCGCAATTATTGATTATGATGCGGGAAATCTGACCAGTGTCGCACGGGCTGTATCACATATCGGTTTTCAATGCCGGGTGACCAGCGACGCCGGAGAAATATTAAAAGCGGAGCATATCATATTTCCGGGTGTCGGTGCTGCCGGCAGTGCCATGGCGAGTTTGAAACGTACCGGTCTTGACAGCGCGATAAATGACGCATTTCACATGGGCATACCGATTCTTGGAATCTGTCTGGGAACTCAAGTGATTATGGGGCACAGTGAGGAAAATGATACCCCGTGTCTTGGCATAATAAACGGTCTGGTCCGGGCTTTTCAGCCGGGTAAAGCCACGAAAAATGGAAACCGTCTGAAAATTCCTCATATGGGCTGGAACCGTGTGGCGATTAATAAAGAACATCCGGTGCTTTCCGGTATTGACAGGGATGATGAATTTTATTTTGTGCATGGTTTTTATCCGGAGCCGCAGAATACAGCGCATGTGCTGGGGACCACTAATTATGGAGTTTTATTTGCATCTGTGGTTGGTTTTGAAAATTTATTTGCCACCCAATTTCACCTTGAGAAAAGTGGACGACCGGGGCTGAGAATGCTGGAGAATTTTTGCAAATGGAAGCCGTAA
- the hisF gene encoding imidazole glycerol phosphate synthase subunit HisF, translating into MLSKRIIPCLDVREGKTTKGIRFKDNIDIGDPVEMARFYYQTGADEIVFYDITASSEKRDIMIDVVRRVADSIFIPFSVGGGIRSVDDMRKVLLAGAEKVSVNSAAVKNPDVIAKGAEAFGSQCIVLGMDVKHVGVKDNIPSGYEIVINGGRTYMGIDALKWAIKAQELGAGEICLNSIDADGTTTGYELDLTSLISGSVEIPVIASGGAGKPEHLKDVLTKGKADAALIASMIHYGNYTVGQIKSYLAENGVKVRQSW; encoded by the coding sequence ATGCTGAGCAAACGTATCATACCCTGCCTCGATGTCCGGGAAGGGAAAACCACCAAAGGGATTCGGTTTAAAGATAATATCGATATTGGCGACCCTGTTGAAATGGCTCGCTTTTATTATCAAACAGGGGCGGATGAAATTGTATTTTATGATATCACGGCATCCAGCGAAAAGAGGGATATCATGATTGACGTGGTGAGGCGTGTGGCTGATTCCATATTCATACCTTTTTCAGTGGGTGGAGGTATTCGCAGTGTGGATGACATGCGAAAAGTACTTTTGGCCGGTGCTGAAAAGGTAAGCGTCAATTCTGCTGCTGTAAAGAACCCTGATGTTATTGCAAAGGGCGCCGAAGCGTTTGGCAGCCAATGTATCGTTCTGGGTATGGATGTAAAGCATGTGGGTGTAAAAGACAATATTCCGTCCGGGTATGAAATTGTGATCAATGGTGGAAGAACGTATATGGGCATTGATGCCTTAAAATGGGCAATCAAAGCCCAGGAACTCGGGGCAGGGGAGATATGCCTGAATTCGATTGATGCTGACGGAACAACTACGGGATATGAACTTGACCTGACCTCTCTTATTTCAGGCAGTGTTGAAATCCCTGTCATTGCGTCGGGCGGGGCAGGTAAGCCTGAACACCTTAAGGATGTACTGACAAAGGGAAAGGCAGATGCTGCGCTTATTGCATCAATGATTCACTATGGTAATTATACCGTTGGGCAGATTAAATCATATCTTGCGGAAAACGGAGTAAAAGTCCGCCAATCTTGGTAG
- a CDS encoding DVU0524 family FlgM-associated protein, whose amino-acid sequence MQITNYQMQNVLKVYSRQLSKNTHTKKNSAPAKKSSADKISISIEGKLKAIYNNVTADIVNRITRGDQEDKPEKADHEITKQFQHTIERENSNEKAEFIYHTIDNSKKKTNSLSIKRF is encoded by the coding sequence ATGCAAATCACAAATTATCAAATGCAAAATGTTCTTAAGGTTTACAGCAGGCAGCTAAGCAAAAATACCCATACTAAAAAAAACAGCGCTCCTGCTAAAAAGTCATCGGCCGACAAAATCAGTATTTCCATAGAGGGAAAACTAAAAGCCATTTATAATAACGTAACTGCTGACATTGTTAACCGCATTACCCGTGGCGATCAGGAAGATAAACCGGAAAAAGCAGACCATGAAATTACTAAACAATTTCAGCATACCATCGAAAGAGAAAATAGTAACGAGAAAGCCGAATTTATTTACCACACCATAGATAACAGCAAAAAAAAGACCAATTCGCTTTCCATCAAAAGGTTTTAA
- a CDS encoding NUDIX domain-containing protein produces MRKKTNCSYCGAPLSTKLIEGTVRPFCEACREPVYENPVPATCLVVVDESKKLFLVKRSVEPKKGFWCLPGGFMELGETPERAALRELKEETALTGHIGMLLGVTSNHSDKYNTVLMIGYLVENYSGTPRAGDDASDIACFDFANLPEVAFESHRHFIRIYLSAYAL; encoded by the coding sequence ATGCGGAAAAAAACCAATTGTTCATACTGCGGCGCACCGCTTTCAACAAAATTAATCGAGGGGACTGTACGCCCTTTTTGTGAAGCCTGCAGGGAACCTGTTTATGAAAACCCGGTACCTGCCACCTGTCTGGTTGTTGTAGATGAGAGCAAAAAATTATTTCTGGTCAAAAGGAGCGTAGAGCCTAAAAAAGGTTTCTGGTGTCTTCCCGGAGGTTTCATGGAGCTTGGAGAAACACCTGAACGAGCGGCCTTAAGAGAGTTAAAAGAAGAAACAGCTCTAACCGGACATATCGGTATGCTCCTTGGGGTCACTTCAAACCATAGCGACAAATACAATACAGTCCTCATGATTGGCTATCTTGTTGAAAATTATAGCGGAACACCCAGAGCAGGAGATGACGCATCGGATATCGCATGCTTTGACTTCGCTAACCTGCCTGAAGTGGCTTTTGAAAGTCACAGACATTTCATTAGGATTTATTTGTCTGCTTATGCTCTATAG
- a CDS encoding class II fructose-bisphosphate aldolase, protein MAATRISSTDFEKALKKGRPPNVVKLFPNSKALIVSGKFIDRAMLVKGKATTMAANGRSNFVIRGALKAAQRANAAIIIEIARSEGGANPYCAVNYWNITRHVDAMCNELNITIPVAIHADHYGIKKEGDLAAARIEIPTLFDAGLTSIAIDASHMPDDKNLLANIELNALIPKWAGLETEVGEIKGKSGLSTVEEALFLIQGLNARDIFPDWIALNNGTTHGIEESAQGIQVDLTKEIHDALADYKVSGAQHGTSGNSSDRLREIAAKTRTTKANVATALQMISWGLEVNDYGNAILDDNGDFIKVKGEGASERIWHEMTAYAIANELKGGNYKKLNLPFENKLLGQPKEIRERMIRRVENFVYNMLVNVLNTKDTAPLAIETILKANSYDPGSKAKKIEDPMQWTEDKIIERAGRISSNKGPEGDFDD, encoded by the coding sequence ATGGCTGCAACCCGTATCTCTTCTACCGATTTTGAAAAGGCACTTAAAAAAGGCCGTCCACCCAATGTTGTAAAGCTTTTCCCGAATTCAAAAGCGCTCATCGTGAGCGGAAAATTTATCGACAGGGCAATGCTCGTCAAAGGGAAAGCCACCACCATGGCCGCCAACGGAAGGAGTAACTTTGTGATACGGGGCGCCTTAAAAGCTGCGCAAAGAGCCAATGCTGCTATTATCATTGAAATCGCCAGATCTGAGGGTGGAGCCAATCCCTACTGTGCGGTGAATTACTGGAATATAACCAGGCATGTGGATGCGATGTGCAACGAGCTTAATATTACCATTCCGGTCGCCATACATGCCGATCACTACGGTATCAAAAAGGAAGGCGATTTAGCAGCGGCCAGGATAGAGATCCCGACTCTGTTTGATGCAGGATTAACTTCAATTGCCATAGATGCTTCGCATATGCCGGATGACAAGAATCTCCTTGCCAATATTGAGTTAAACGCCTTGATACCCAAATGGGCCGGGCTCGAAACAGAAGTCGGTGAAATTAAAGGAAAAAGCGGTCTTTCAACTGTGGAAGAGGCTCTCTTTTTAATTCAGGGGTTAAACGCGCGTGATATTTTTCCGGACTGGATTGCACTAAATAACGGAACCACCCATGGAATTGAGGAAAGTGCCCAGGGGATACAGGTCGATTTAACCAAAGAAATACATGATGCACTTGCCGACTATAAGGTATCCGGGGCCCAGCATGGGACTTCCGGAAACAGTTCTGACCGACTGAGAGAGATCGCAGCAAAAACAAGAACCACCAAGGCAAATGTGGCTACGGCCCTGCAAATGATTTCATGGGGCCTTGAAGTGAATGATTATGGAAACGCCATTCTTGACGATAATGGAGACTTCATCAAGGTGAAAGGAGAAGGCGCTTCAGAAAGGATTTGGCACGAAATGACGGCCTATGCCATTGCCAACGAACTCAAGGGAGGAAACTACAAAAAGCTCAACCTGCCCTTTGAAAACAAACTTTTGGGGCAACCGAAAGAAATCAGGGAAAGAATGATCCGTCGGGTTGAAAACTTTGTTTACAACATGCTGGTAAATGTATTAAATACAAAAGATACCGCACCGCTTGCTATTGAAACCATACTCAAGGCCAACTCATACGATCCGGGCTCAAAAGCGAAAAAAATAGAAGATCCGATGCAATGGACTGAAGATAAAATTATAGAGCGCGCCGGCCGGATCTCTTCCAACAAAGGGCCTGAAGGTGATTTTGACGATTGA
- a CDS encoding antibiotic biosynthesis monooxygenase family protein, whose protein sequence is MTVKIIIKRMVPENNIKYLTALLKQLRALANNQPGYISGETLRNFENPQENLVISSWQSIDDWKNWLNSKERAEIQEKIDLLLGEKTEYQIYHYG, encoded by the coding sequence ATGACTGTTAAAATAATCATTAAGCGGATGGTGCCGGAAAATAATATAAAATATTTGACTGCGCTTCTCAAACAACTCAGAGCCCTTGCCAATAACCAACCGGGTTATATTTCCGGCGAAACTTTAAGAAACTTTGAAAATCCGCAGGAAAATCTGGTGATAAGTTCCTGGCAATCAATCGATGACTGGAAAAATTGGCTAAATTCTAAGGAACGAGCTGAAATTCAAGAAAAAATTGATCTTCTTCTAGGGGAAAAGACAGAATACCAAATATATCATTACGGATAA
- a CDS encoding DUF4124 domain-containing protein, with translation MNLIKLFICLIIIFFSTAVSAEFYKYVDENGNTHFTDDFNKVPQDQRAGLKGYEEPGSDNDTDNVVKNAIKQNAGQDENKNQEDLEKFHDRLNNTRLQLVKEHEEIKKEREQIAEDRKNANNRRDVWKINEKIKKLNQQQEELKKKFEAFETEKKEYNQRLEEAEAKKK, from the coding sequence ATGAATTTGATAAAACTGTTTATATGTCTGATTATTATCTTTTTTTCCACCGCAGTATCGGCTGAATTTTATAAATATGTGGATGAAAATGGCAACACCCATTTTACGGATGATTTTAACAAAGTTCCCCAAGATCAGCGCGCAGGCTTGAAGGGATATGAAGAACCCGGAAGCGATAATGATACAGATAACGTTGTAAAAAACGCCATAAAACAAAATGCAGGGCAGGATGAGAATAAAAATCAGGAGGACCTTGAAAAATTTCATGACCGTCTCAATAATACAAGATTGCAGCTGGTAAAAGAACATGAGGAAATAAAAAAGGAAAGAGAACAGATCGCAGAAGATAGAAAAAATGCAAACAACCGAAGAGATGTCTGGAAAATTAACGAAAAAATAAAAAAATTAAATCAGCAACAGGAAGAGTTAAAGAAAAAATTTGAGGCCTTCGAAACTGAAAAAAAAGAATATAACCAAAGACTGGAAGAAGCGGAAGCCAAAAAAAAATAG